One genomic segment of Deltaproteobacteria bacterium includes these proteins:
- a CDS encoding ABC transporter ATP-binding protein: MEQVKGDILLTARNLTKSYDVGGRPFSTDRRVVRAVRGISLEVRTAETVAIVGESGCGKSTLARLLVGLEQADTGEIVVSASHECHRIPMVFQDSLGSLHPRRNVRNLVVEPLLIAQKRVRLTPELRTRASNLAASVGLSEDQLDRLPHELSGGQRQRVNIARALASESKIVLLDEPLSALDVSIQAQILNLLMDLQESQGLAIIFISHDLAVVRHFAHRTLVLYMGEVVESGPTETVLRDPWHPYTRALLAADPSHSVQEYLPNDSLAAATPLALPVLAEPPSPFEQFAGCPYAARCSMAEKACRLEIPRLEAFQSRAIACLPRSRELKSQHGISPTIS, encoded by the coding sequence ATCGAGCAAGTGAAGGGCGATATTCTTCTAACGGCACGAAACCTGACAAAGTCCTACGATGTTGGCGGCCGTCCATTTTCAACGGATCGACGTGTCGTTCGCGCTGTGCGGGGCATTTCGTTAGAAGTGCGCACAGCAGAGACAGTGGCGATTGTCGGAGAAAGTGGTTGCGGCAAGTCCACCCTCGCAAGACTGTTAGTCGGGCTGGAGCAGGCCGACACCGGCGAAATCGTGGTAAGCGCTTCGCACGAATGCCATCGAATTCCGATGGTTTTCCAGGATTCATTGGGCTCGCTTCATCCTCGACGAAATGTCAGAAATCTTGTCGTCGAACCGCTGTTAATTGCCCAAAAGCGAGTTCGCTTAACCCCGGAATTGCGGACTCGGGCATCGAATCTAGCGGCCTCTGTTGGCCTTTCTGAAGACCAATTGGATCGTCTGCCGCATGAGCTTTCTGGGGGGCAGCGTCAACGCGTTAACATTGCTCGTGCCCTAGCTTCCGAGTCTAAGATTGTGCTTTTGGACGAGCCCCTGTCCGCACTCGATGTTTCGATTCAAGCTCAAATATTGAACCTCTTAATGGACCTGCAAGAGTCCCAAGGCCTCGCGATTATTTTTATTTCGCACGATCTTGCAGTAGTTCGACATTTTGCTCATCGAACGCTTGTATTGTACATGGGCGAAGTCGTCGAGAGCGGTCCGACCGAAACAGTATTGCGGGATCCTTGGCATCCCTATACCCGAGCTCTTTTGGCGGCCGACCCGTCGCATAGTGTGCAGGAATACTTACCTAATGATTCTCTGGCTGCGGCGACGCCCCTAGCGCTACCGGTTTTGGCAGAGCCGCCTTCGCCTTTCGAGCAGTTCGCGGGCTGCCCGTACGCCGCGAGATGCTCGATGGCGGAAAAAGCCTGCCGATTAGAAATACCCAGACTTGAAGCCTTTCAAAGTCGGGCCATTGCTTGTCTCCCGAGGTCCCGAGAACTAAAATCTCAGCATGGAATCAGTCCGACTATATCTTGA
- the aroC gene encoding chorismate synthase, with protein sequence MPSANRFGEIFQVTTFGESHGHAIGCVIDGCPAGIAISTEQIQNDLDRRRPGKASWTSARQEPDNVEILSGVFQGKSLGTPIAAIIRNVDARSSDYNEIQAAVETGSSPVRVGHADDLWREKFGHSDVRGGGRASGRETATRVLAGAIAKQLVAALAENLRVISFSSAVGTEKLEASEYQAVLKKFEAGTLGADSIDKMAARFPSAAREKNIEALLVDAVKSGKSYGGAAEILISGVPRGTGQPVFHKLKSDLLGAYLSIGATAGAEFGAGFSSSDKEGTQFHHGESVEQYGGIRGGLATGELVSARVAFKPTSTVMDAAKKGRHDPCIVPRAIPVLEAMTWLVLADHLLWSRLDRV encoded by the coding sequence ATGCCTTCAGCCAATCGGTTTGGTGAAATATTTCAAGTGACAACTTTTGGCGAAAGCCACGGTCATGCGATCGGCTGTGTGATCGACGGTTGCCCAGCGGGTATTGCGATCTCAACAGAGCAAATTCAAAATGATCTCGACCGGCGACGACCCGGGAAAGCTTCTTGGACATCTGCACGACAAGAACCTGACAACGTGGAAATCCTATCGGGAGTCTTTCAAGGAAAGTCTTTGGGGACTCCGATTGCCGCGATCATCCGCAACGTCGACGCACGTTCTTCCGATTACAACGAGATTCAGGCAGCAGTTGAAACTGGCAGTAGTCCGGTTCGAGTGGGTCATGCCGATGATCTTTGGCGGGAAAAATTTGGGCATTCGGACGTGAGAGGCGGCGGAAGAGCCTCTGGGCGAGAGACGGCAACCCGAGTTTTAGCTGGTGCGATCGCAAAGCAATTGGTAGCGGCTTTGGCTGAAAATCTCAGGGTCATTAGTTTTTCCTCAGCCGTCGGCACCGAAAAGTTAGAGGCTTCCGAATACCAAGCCGTGCTGAAAAAGTTCGAAGCTGGAACTCTTGGCGCCGATTCGATCGATAAGATGGCCGCAAGATTTCCATCGGCGGCGAGGGAAAAGAATATCGAGGCCCTGCTTGTTGATGCCGTGAAATCAGGAAAAAGCTATGGCGGTGCTGCCGAAATTTTAATTTCAGGAGTTCCCCGAGGGACAGGACAACCTGTTTTTCACAAACTGAAGTCGGATCTTCTAGGCGCTTACTTAAGTATTGGCGCAACTGCCGGCGCTGAATTTGGAGCAGGCTTTTCGTCCTCCGACAAAGAAGGAACCCAGTTTCATCACGGAGAAAGCGTCGAACAGTACGGAGGAATTCGCGGTGGACTTGCCACCGGTGAACTCGTTTCCGCGAGAGTCGCGTTCAAACCAACTTCAACGGTAATGGACGCGGCCAAAAAAGGCCGCCACGATCCTTGTATAGTACCTCGCGCGATCCCGGTGCTCGAGGCGATGACGTGGCTTGTATTAGCCGATCATCTTCTTTGGTCACGCCTCGATCGAGTCTAG
- a CDS encoding ABC transporter permease subunit, whose product MIAGNFGPLKKIGQILATLFGISLVAFFLIRLVPGDPITLLIGERGASPEAIADLKARVGLDRSLPEQYFKFVFNAIRGDLGTSILSGRDVFSEFKERFAATSELGLLALFLASAVGIPLGIFAALTRGRWFDRVSMGAAVAFYSMPIFWWGLMAIVIFSVKLQWLPVSGRIGVEHDVPLWSGILIFDSWLAPGSFMERFAAFRSAVHHLLLPALVLSTVPLAVIARMTRSSLLEVLGEDYVRTARAKGLSRFRVVVIHALRNALIPVITVIGLMLGTILTGAILTETIFSWPGLGRWLVSAVLSRDYPVIQGGILLVAIVVLSTSLFVDVLYYFISPRSRGAK is encoded by the coding sequence ATGATCGCTGGAAATTTTGGACCGCTTAAGAAAATCGGGCAGATCCTTGCGACTTTGTTCGGAATTTCATTGGTCGCTTTCTTTTTAATTCGCCTGGTCCCCGGGGATCCGATCACGCTTTTGATCGGTGAACGGGGCGCCTCGCCCGAGGCCATCGCGGATTTAAAAGCGCGCGTAGGGCTCGATCGATCTCTACCTGAGCAATACTTCAAATTTGTTTTCAATGCGATTCGCGGGGACCTCGGAACTTCAATTCTTTCCGGTCGCGACGTATTTTCCGAGTTCAAAGAGCGCTTTGCGGCGACCTCGGAACTTGGGTTGCTAGCACTTTTCCTCGCGAGTGCAGTGGGAATCCCGCTCGGTATTTTCGCGGCATTAACCCGCGGACGTTGGTTTGACCGGGTTTCCATGGGCGCGGCCGTGGCCTTTTATTCGATGCCCATATTTTGGTGGGGCCTCATGGCTATTGTCATCTTCAGCGTGAAGCTTCAATGGTTACCTGTCTCGGGAAGAATCGGCGTCGAACATGACGTCCCGCTTTGGTCTGGAATTTTGATTTTTGACTCTTGGCTGGCACCCGGAAGTTTCATGGAACGTTTCGCCGCATTTCGAAGCGCCGTGCACCATCTGCTTCTACCAGCACTCGTATTATCGACGGTTCCCTTAGCAGTGATTGCGCGAATGACTCGTTCAAGTCTCTTGGAAGTTTTAGGCGAGGACTATGTTCGTACAGCCCGCGCGAAAGGCCTGTCTCGCTTTCGAGTGGTCGTTATCCATGCATTGCGAAATGCATTGATTCCCGTGATTACAGTCATCGGCTTAATGCTAGGAACAATTTTGACAGGTGCGATCTTAACGGAAACGATTTTTTCGTGGCCCGGTCTTGGGCGTTGGTTAGTCTCGGCAGTTCTTTCGCGCGACTATCCAGTCATTCAAGGTGGAATTCTGCTAGTTGCCATAGTCGTGTTATCGACGAGTTTGTTTGTCGACGTACTTTACTATTTTATTTCTCCGCGGTCGCGAGGTGCTAAGTAA
- the ung gene encoding uracil-DNA glycosylase, producing MNLNADKVEKSWQAVLGDEFETTHMKALGDFLRSETENGLSIFPAEKDVFAAFTATPFDKVRVVILGQDPYHGAGQAHGLSFSVEAGVRLPPSLLNIYKELESDLGIPRGKSGSLREWANQGVLLLNSVLTVRENQAASHQRRGWEQFTDRAIKELADRREGIVFILWGAYALKKAAFVDRSKHRVIESVHPSPLSASRGFFGSRPFSKINQYFASRAEPPIDWAAHIRQETEKEKNTVTA from the coding sequence ATGAACTTAAATGCGGACAAAGTAGAAAAATCTTGGCAGGCAGTCCTCGGCGACGAATTTGAAACGACCCACATGAAGGCGCTGGGCGATTTCCTTCGCTCTGAAACGGAAAATGGCCTCTCGATATTTCCAGCGGAAAAAGATGTTTTTGCCGCGTTTACCGCGACACCCTTCGACAAGGTACGCGTCGTGATCTTGGGGCAAGATCCCTACCATGGAGCCGGGCAGGCGCACGGACTTTCGTTTTCTGTGGAGGCTGGAGTTCGTCTTCCGCCATCCTTATTGAACATCTACAAAGAGCTCGAATCAGATCTCGGAATACCGCGAGGGAAGTCCGGCAGTTTACGAGAGTGGGCCAATCAAGGAGTGCTGCTGCTTAATAGCGTGCTGACGGTGAGGGAAAATCAAGCGGCCTCTCATCAAAGACGAGGATGGGAGCAATTTACCGATCGAGCGATCAAAGAGCTTGCCGACCGCCGAGAGGGAATTGTTTTTATTCTTTGGGGTGCTTACGCACTGAAGAAAGCGGCATTTGTTGATCGGAGTAAGCACCGGGTCATTGAATCTGTTCATCCGTCGCCACTGTCGGCATCTCGCGGTTTTTTCGGCAGCCGACCATTTTCAAAAATTAATCAGTACTTCGCGTCTCGAGCTGAACCGCCCATCGATTGGGCGGCCCACATCCGGCAAGAAACAGAAAAAGAAAAAAACACCGTCACGGCATAG
- a CDS encoding ABC transporter substrate-binding protein — protein sequence MREDFRVNFKAIGKRFGPVVIKTYVAFELIAAVGIGLAGLANQASASTFVYCSEGSPRTFNPQMGSDGPTFNASSRTIYNRLVDFEKGGTKVVPSLAESWSTSKDKLQVTFKLRKDVAFQSTAWFKPTRSFNADDVVFTFNRMLKKDHPFHTVNGGVYEYFTSMEMDKLVKEVKKVDAQTVTFILSRPETPFLANMAMDFASILSAEYGDKLVAAKTLEKMDLEPVGTGPFKFVRYEKDSQIRFEAHEGYFEGKSKIEKLVFAITTDPSVRAQKLKRGECQFVAEPSVLDLPSLKKEIKVSVIEQEGLNVGYLALNVEKKPFGDKRVREAIAKALNRKTYLDAIYQGQATVAVNPIPPSMWSYNKTIKDTAFDTAAAKQLLADAGFPNGFETTLWYMPVSRPYNPNAKKMAEMMQADLALIGVKAKLVSYEWGTYLDKARKGEHDMLLIGWTGDNGDPDNFLGTLLSCAAVKGGSNYARWCNKEFDKLVTDARQAPDQATRTKHYMKAQEVFKRELPWVTLAHAKAFRAMEKRVTGYSMSPFGTDYFYGVDVQKK from the coding sequence ATGCGGGAGGATTTTCGCGTGAACTTTAAAGCTATCGGTAAGCGTTTTGGACCGGTCGTTATCAAGACTTATGTGGCGTTCGAATTGATTGCTGCTGTCGGCATTGGTCTGGCGGGTCTCGCAAATCAAGCATCGGCCTCGACGTTTGTTTATTGCTCCGAAGGAAGCCCAAGAACTTTCAATCCGCAAATGGGTTCCGACGGTCCAACTTTCAACGCAAGCTCGCGGACGATCTATAATCGTCTTGTCGATTTTGAAAAAGGCGGAACGAAGGTCGTGCCGTCACTCGCGGAAAGCTGGTCGACTTCAAAAGATAAACTTCAAGTAACATTTAAACTTCGCAAGGATGTCGCATTTCAATCGACAGCTTGGTTTAAGCCAACGCGCTCTTTCAATGCCGACGACGTCGTCTTCACATTTAATCGCATGCTGAAAAAGGATCATCCGTTTCACACGGTCAATGGCGGAGTGTACGAGTACTTCACTTCGATGGAGATGGATAAGCTCGTTAAAGAAGTAAAGAAGGTCGATGCGCAAACGGTGACATTCATTTTGTCGCGTCCCGAAACACCGTTCTTGGCGAACATGGCGATGGACTTCGCTTCGATACTCTCCGCTGAGTACGGCGACAAATTGGTCGCTGCAAAAACGCTCGAAAAAATGGATCTTGAGCCTGTAGGTACAGGTCCATTTAAATTTGTTCGTTACGAAAAGGATTCGCAAATTCGTTTCGAAGCGCACGAAGGTTATTTTGAAGGAAAGTCGAAAATCGAAAAATTGGTTTTTGCAATTACGACGGATCCAAGTGTCCGGGCACAAAAACTGAAGCGCGGCGAATGTCAGTTTGTTGCTGAACCTTCGGTTCTTGATCTTCCGTCGTTGAAAAAAGAAATTAAAGTTTCTGTGATCGAACAAGAAGGTCTCAACGTTGGATACTTGGCTTTAAACGTAGAAAAGAAACCTTTCGGTGATAAGCGAGTGCGCGAGGCGATCGCAAAGGCACTGAACCGAAAAACCTATCTCGATGCGATTTATCAAGGCCAGGCGACTGTTGCAGTAAACCCGATCCCGCCATCAATGTGGTCTTACAATAAAACAATCAAGGACACCGCGTTCGATACAGCGGCCGCAAAGCAGTTGTTAGCTGATGCCGGGTTTCCCAATGGTTTTGAAACGACTCTTTGGTACATGCCTGTTTCTCGCCCATACAATCCCAATGCGAAAAAGATGGCGGAAATGATGCAGGCGGATCTCGCGTTAATTGGAGTAAAGGCAAAGCTCGTATCTTACGAGTGGGGCACTTACCTCGATAAAGCCCGCAAAGGCGAACACGACATGCTTTTGATCGGCTGGACGGGCGACAATGGCGATCCCGACAATTTCTTGGGCACGCTTCTTAGCTGTGCTGCCGTTAAAGGTGGTTCGAACTATGCTCGCTGGTGCAACAAAGAGTTCGATAAGCTTGTGACCGATGCGCGCCAGGCGCCAGACCAAGCGACACGTACAAAGCACTACATGAAGGCTCAAGAAGTTTTCAAACGTGAGCTTCCTTGGGTGACCTTGGCTCACGCGAAAGCTTTCCGTGCGATGGAAAAGCGAGTGACCGGTTATTCGATGTCACCGTTCGGTACTGACTACTTTTACGGCGTTGATGTTCAGAAGAAATGA
- a CDS encoding ABC transporter ATP-binding protein produces the protein MTFQATPPPRISSTLLEVRDLSLSIGDAHPLRDVRLKLAKGRSLGIVGESGSGKSLTSLSIMGLQPDRARLNGKIFWKGQDLLQLDPAQRAALRGKEIAMIFQDPMSSLNPSYTVGFQIEEVLRLRLGIRNSVDRLKRGLSLLREVGIPAPEERWSAYPHQLSGGMSQRVCIAMALAGEPELLIADEPTTALDVTVQQQILVLLRSLMKERGMSLIFVTHDLAVAMKVCDDISVCYAGETVETDSAQRILQSPRHPYTAALLRSRPGFGQNVRTRLASIGGAVPQSTAKIVGCSFAERCEKVSASCRLQKPLAYEDSLSFVRCILYDQTKPGVEP, from the coding sequence ATGACATTTCAAGCCACACCTCCGCCGAGAATTTCATCGACGCTTCTTGAAGTTCGCGATCTATCGCTGTCGATAGGTGATGCCCATCCGCTTCGTGATGTCCGATTAAAACTCGCAAAAGGGCGGTCGCTTGGAATCGTCGGCGAGTCTGGATCCGGTAAGTCTCTTACGTCACTTTCCATCATGGGTCTGCAACCCGACCGTGCGCGTTTGAATGGGAAAATCTTTTGGAAGGGTCAGGATCTTTTGCAACTCGACCCCGCCCAGCGAGCGGCCCTTCGTGGCAAAGAAATCGCAATGATTTTTCAAGATCCAATGTCTAGTCTCAATCCCTCTTACACCGTTGGTTTTCAGATCGAAGAGGTTCTTCGATTGCGATTGGGAATTCGGAACTCTGTCGATCGGCTAAAGCGGGGACTTTCTTTGCTGCGCGAAGTTGGCATCCCGGCGCCAGAAGAGCGTTGGAGTGCCTACCCCCATCAACTTTCAGGTGGTATGAGCCAACGTGTTTGCATCGCGATGGCATTAGCCGGCGAGCCCGAATTGTTGATTGCTGACGAACCTACGACGGCACTCGATGTCACTGTCCAGCAGCAAATTCTTGTTTTGTTGCGTAGCCTCATGAAAGAGCGCGGGATGTCGTTGATTTTTGTCACCCATGATCTCGCCGTTGCGATGAAGGTCTGCGACGATATTTCAGTATGTTATGCAGGCGAAACGGTGGAGACTGACTCTGCCCAACGGATTTTACAAAGTCCGAGACACCCATATACCGCTGCTCTTTTGCGTTCGCGACCAGGTTTTGGGCAAAATGTCAGAACGCGCTTAGCGTCGATCGGTGGGGCTGTGCCTCAATCGACAGCGAAAATTGTCGGTTGCAGTTTCGCTGAAAGGTGCGAGAAAGTCTCGGCATCATGTCGGTTGCAGAAGCCGCTCGCGTATGAAGATTCGTTGAGCTTTGTCCGATGTATTTTGTATGATCAGACCAAACCAGGAGTAGAACCATGA
- the ubiE gene encoding bifunctional demethylmenaquinone methyltransferase/2-methoxy-6-polyprenyl-1,4-benzoquinol methylase UbiE, translating into MNSTTSSSPTAGRPEAEKVRSMFSQIAGRYDLANNVLSGGVHHLWRQELVDWSGAKPDDKILDCATGTGDLAIEFKSIVGPKGQVTGTDFCEEMLKPAPQKAISRGFEINFSQADVMNLPFADSSFDIASISFGIRNVSDPLKGISELARVVKPGGRVMVLEFGQPKQAVIAKAYNLYSEKVLPALGGLITGQKSAYEYLQNSSSRFPCREEFVALMRSTGRFQSIEYRPVTFGIAYIYNGLVN; encoded by the coding sequence ATGAACTCAACTACCTCTAGTTCTCCTACTGCGGGCCGGCCTGAAGCGGAAAAAGTTCGATCGATGTTTTCCCAGATCGCCGGTCGGTACGATTTAGCCAACAACGTCCTATCGGGCGGAGTGCACCATCTATGGCGCCAAGAATTGGTCGATTGGTCTGGCGCGAAACCTGATGACAAGATTTTGGACTGCGCTACCGGTACCGGTGATCTGGCGATCGAATTCAAATCTATCGTTGGACCTAAGGGTCAAGTTACAGGGACAGATTTTTGCGAGGAAATGCTGAAACCGGCACCGCAAAAAGCCATCAGCCGGGGCTTTGAAATTAATTTCTCGCAAGCAGACGTCATGAATCTTCCGTTTGCAGATTCCTCGTTCGATATCGCGAGCATTTCCTTTGGAATTCGTAACGTATCCGATCCGCTAAAGGGAATTTCCGAGCTTGCTCGTGTTGTTAAACCTGGTGGACGAGTGATGGTCCTAGAGTTTGGCCAACCCAAACAAGCGGTCATCGCAAAAGCCTACAACTTGTATTCTGAAAAAGTTCTTCCAGCCCTTGGGGGACTCATTACAGGGCAAAAGTCAGCTTACGAGTACTTGCAAAATTCTTCTTCGCGGTTCCCCTGTAGGGAAGAATTTGTCGCGCTGATGAGATCTACCGGTCGATTTCAATCGATTGAGTACCGTCCCGTCACTTTTGGCATCGCCTACATCTATAACGGCCTCGTAAACTAA
- a CDS encoding ABC transporter permease — translation MPKLPRNEPLTLLALAILVTAAIAGLFADLVSPYSPTQTFEGAYSLPPFFLDGADPRFFLGTDDVGRDLFSRLLHGARVSLLSGLSVSAMSLVVGVILGAIAGWRGGWIEALILRVMDTMMALPSILLAIVIVTILGPSLTNAILAAAITAVPSVVRIVRAAIREEKAKPYALSAKLYGAGGLRIVSIELMPNAMAPISVQATLGFGDGILNVAALGFLGLGARPPMAEWGTMLADSRAYVESQPWLVTAPGVCILLVILSFNLLGDHLRDRFDPKLRERKT, via the coding sequence ATGCCTAAATTACCTCGAAACGAACCGCTGACGCTCTTAGCACTTGCGATTCTTGTAACCGCGGCAATTGCTGGTCTCTTCGCAGATTTGGTTTCTCCCTACAGTCCGACACAGACCTTTGAAGGTGCCTATTCCTTACCGCCGTTTTTCTTAGACGGCGCAGATCCAAGATTTTTTCTTGGCACGGACGATGTCGGTCGAGATTTGTTCTCACGACTTCTTCACGGTGCGCGAGTCTCTTTGCTATCGGGGCTTTCTGTTTCGGCAATGAGTCTCGTTGTCGGTGTGATTTTGGGCGCGATCGCAGGATGGCGCGGTGGCTGGATCGAGGCGTTGATACTTCGAGTGATGGACACGATGATGGCGCTACCGAGTATTCTGTTGGCAATCGTAATCGTGACGATTTTAGGTCCAAGTTTAACAAATGCCATTCTTGCTGCAGCGATCACCGCAGTGCCTTCAGTGGTGAGAATTGTTCGCGCTGCGATCCGCGAGGAAAAGGCAAAGCCCTATGCGCTATCGGCTAAACTTTATGGCGCCGGCGGTTTAAGAATCGTTTCGATCGAGTTGATGCCCAATGCGATGGCGCCGATCTCGGTTCAAGCAACACTTGGCTTTGGCGATGGAATTTTAAACGTCGCAGCCCTTGGTTTCTTGGGGCTAGGCGCACGTCCACCAATGGCAGAATGGGGAACAATGCTCGCAGACTCCCGGGCCTATGTCGAAAGTCAGCCGTGGCTTGTAACGGCACCGGGTGTTTGTATTTTGTTAGTGATTTTGTCCTTTAATTTACTTGGTGACCATCTTCGCGATCGGTTTGATCCTAAACTTCGCGAACGGAAGACCTAA
- a CDS encoding 3-dehydroquinate synthase → MESVRLYLDRLPRKKIDKSFYRQVEPNQTIVIYDRRLPEHVPGFSQWLLQFPYVFAVRSGESLKSVEAFNGFLSKVHRKVGGHANPSWTVLAIGGGSVGDFAGFFASVYKRGLKLVHLPTTWLAALDSSHGGKTGLNFQGAKNQIGTFYPADATVMVRSVLMALPQKHLLDALGELLKIAIIDGSPWVKKMRLDRGSASALAREVWKFLKPAVEAKLKVVRRDPLEKTGERHRLNLGHTFGHVIEGATGTSHGISVWLGLQFAIELSLEEGILNPKRGAELLTWLAKQSAMGLVQRPRLKRQTARRLIKTDKKRTGSDKVRFVFVKGLGQTEVREISIERLLLAAKENGWFR, encoded by the coding sequence ATGGAATCAGTCCGACTATATCTTGACCGTCTACCGCGTAAGAAGATCGATAAATCGTTCTACCGACAGGTCGAGCCGAATCAAACAATTGTCATCTATGATCGCCGGCTTCCCGAACATGTTCCCGGATTTAGCCAGTGGCTTCTTCAATTTCCTTACGTCTTTGCCGTTCGGTCAGGAGAGTCGCTAAAGTCCGTCGAAGCATTCAATGGTTTTCTTTCTAAAGTGCATCGCAAAGTAGGTGGGCATGCAAACCCAAGTTGGACAGTTCTCGCCATTGGCGGAGGATCCGTTGGAGATTTCGCCGGATTTTTTGCCTCCGTTTACAAGCGCGGCTTGAAACTTGTGCATTTACCAACGACGTGGCTTGCGGCTCTGGATTCCAGCCACGGCGGAAAAACCGGGCTTAACTTTCAAGGGGCAAAAAATCAAATTGGTACTTTCTATCCGGCTGACGCAACCGTCATGGTTCGTTCCGTATTGATGGCCTTGCCGCAAAAGCATTTGCTAGACGCCCTCGGCGAACTACTTAAAATCGCGATCATCGATGGCAGCCCATGGGTAAAAAAAATGCGCTTAGACCGCGGTTCAGCTTCGGCGCTAGCTCGTGAAGTTTGGAAATTTCTAAAGCCCGCCGTCGAAGCCAAATTGAAAGTTGTGAGGCGAGATCCGCTAGAAAAAACCGGCGAACGTCACCGCCTGAATCTCGGTCATACCTTCGGTCACGTCATTGAAGGAGCAACTGGCACTTCTCACGGAATCAGTGTTTGGCTGGGACTCCAGTTTGCGATTGAGCTAAGTCTAGAAGAAGGCATTCTAAATCCAAAGCGCGGAGCTGAGCTTCTTACGTGGCTTGCGAAACAAAGTGCTATGGGATTGGTGCAAAGACCGCGGCTGAAAAGGCAAACTGCTAGAAGGTTAATTAAGACGGACAAGAAACGAACTGGTTCCGATAAAGTTCGATTTGTCTTCGTGAAAGGGCTGGGACAAACCGAAGTGCGGGAAATTTCGATCGAAAGATTACTGTTGGCGGCCAAAGAAAATGGATGGTTTCGATGA
- the aroF gene encoding 3-deoxy-7-phosphoheptulonate synthase — protein sequence MSLKPSEQKRLKTKAVTVGSDQNRIVIGGHGLVVIAGPCSIENEAHLRLTAEAVKSKGATLLRGGVFKMRTNPDSFQGIGTPAFDFLGKVKTDAGLPMVCEITDPRQLELMLDSVDMFQVGSRNMYNYELLKELGHTNRPVMLKRAFAATIDEWVHAAEYVVKGGNDQVVLCERGIRTFETATRNTLDLNAVAWIKAHTDFAVVVDPSHGTGRRELVIPMALAGLAAGADGIICEVHPVPEKALSDSFQALDFNDFSMLVERAKAIGLAIDRPLLTSANRDLFSSSHGAERA from the coding sequence ATGAGCTTGAAACCTAGCGAACAAAAACGATTGAAAACTAAAGCTGTCACGGTTGGCAGTGATCAAAATAGAATTGTGATCGGCGGACATGGACTCGTTGTCATCGCGGGTCCCTGTTCGATTGAAAACGAAGCGCATCTTCGTCTGACAGCGGAAGCTGTGAAATCAAAAGGAGCGACTCTCTTGCGCGGTGGCGTATTTAAAATGCGCACCAATCCAGATAGCTTTCAAGGAATCGGCACCCCTGCTTTTGATTTTCTCGGCAAAGTAAAAACGGATGCTGGATTGCCAATGGTTTGCGAGATCACAGACCCGCGACAACTGGAACTGATGCTCGATTCCGTCGACATGTTTCAAGTCGGTTCGCGCAATATGTATAACTATGAACTTTTAAAAGAACTCGGACACACAAATCGCCCCGTCATGCTGAAGCGAGCATTTGCGGCGACAATTGATGAATGGGTTCACGCGGCCGAGTACGTCGTTAAAGGCGGAAACGACCAAGTTGTTCTTTGCGAACGCGGCATTCGAACTTTTGAAACGGCAACTCGAAACACTCTCGATCTGAACGCCGTCGCGTGGATCAAAGCTCACACGGATTTTGCTGTCGTTGTCGATCCGTCGCATGGTACGGGCAGACGCGAACTAGTGATACCGATGGCCCTGGCGGGTCTTGCTGCTGGTGCAGATGGAATCATCTGCGAAGTTCACCCCGTTCCTGAAAAGGCTTTGTCAGATAGTTTCCAGGCTCTCGACTTCAATGATTTCTCAATGCTGGTTGAGCGAGCAAAAGCAATTGGGCTCGCGATTGATCGCCCCCTGCTGACATCTGCAAATAGAGATCTTTTTTCCTCTTCTCATGGAGCCGAGCGAGCATGA